Genomic DNA from Gammaproteobacteria bacterium:
CAAAACAGTAAAATCGAACCGCCGTCCGGCAGCATCCTGATTGGCAGCGACGAGTTTGAATCCGATGCTGCGAATGTATTCGTTGATAAGCGGATCGTCCAAAACAAGATCGCTGGCTCTCAGTTGGCGAATTATCAAGTCACCCCAAGTTTGCTCCTCTTTGACCGACAAAACACGGTCACTGCTGCTGCCAAGCTGCGGCAAGTTC
This window encodes:
- a CDS encoding M48 family peptidase — protein: MPDAHPAAHENLPQLGSSSDRVLSVKEEQTWGDLIIRQLRASDLVLDDPLINEYIRSIGFKLVAANQDAAGRRFDFTVL